One stretch of Microplitis mediator isolate UGA2020A chromosome 9, iyMicMedi2.1, whole genome shotgun sequence DNA includes these proteins:
- the LOC130674999 gene encoding E3 ubiquitin-protein ligase mind-bomb-like has translation MDDLQIYYDMLNAIKKGDTQKVKDMIEEFGLSFSPLWDDGYRLLTTAIQKNKVEIVSYLLGKNAKVHSDRDFLSPLQIAAMKNNTKIFKMLLKHGAKISNDNIYNNKSPIELAVEHDNIEIARLIVKHKNFGLKCDQSLLHMAIKNNNLTMVFLLLDIGADVNEYDEDGFAPIHHAIIENNNDILESLIYYGADINAKNKYGETPVSMYLFHSYKGMYIEWGDSPGMYLHYDPKDTSTLAILLDNDADINYFDIREYLSRDTDDSSGVINADGRVHPASMKDKKRIIKQIVKLRSRNAPLSDNHKNFLSSLIKPKRLDNYTKICELEMSRAMMEKIPNSGISLHDILSKNYNVLAAYAKNKNHETFILSSDISDRYPVYGSVMKLRFSKGLERKILLEISTKIFHIIFPVASDLLSVAVDNVFECLDNFDLRDFLRKF, from the coding sequence atggaTGACTTGCAAATATATTACGACATGTtaaatgcaataaaaaaaggaGACACGCAGAAAGTAAAAGACATGATAGAGGAATTTGGTTTATCATTCTCGCCATTGTGGGATGATGGGTATCGACTACTTACTACTgccattcaaaaaaataaagtagaaATAGTGTCATATTTATTGGGGAAAAATGCAAAAGTTCACAGCGATCGTGATTTCCTGTCACCTCTTCAGATAGCCGCCATGAAAAACaacacgaaaattttcaaaatgctTCTGAAACACGGGGCTAAAATAAGTAAcgacaatatttataataataaatcaccAATTGAGTTAGCAGTTGAGCACGACAATATTGAGATCGCAAGACTTATCGTTaagcataaaaattttggattaaAATGTGATCAGTCATTACTGCATATGGCTATCAAGAATAACAACTTGacaatggtttttttattattagacaTTGGTGCGGATGTCAATGAATATGATGAAGACGGATTCGCGCCAATCCATCACGCAATAATTGAAAACAACAATGATATTTTGGAATCATTGATATATTATGGAGCAGATATTAatgctaaaaataaatatggagAGACTCCAGTTTCAATGTATCTATTCCATTCGTATAAAGGAATGTATATAGAGTGGGGGGATAGTCCTGGAATGTATTTACATTACGATCCAAAGGATACAAGTACATTGGCTATTCTCCTAGATAATGATGCagacataaattattttgatatcCGTGAATATCTTTCACGCGATACTGACGATTCTTCCGGGGTTATTAATGCTGATGGTCGTGTTCACCCTGCTAGTATGAAAGATAAAAAACGCATTATTAAACAGATTGTAAAATTAAGAAGTCGAAATGCACCTCTATCTGATAACCATAAAAACTTCTTGTCTTCTCTTATTAAACCCAAACGGTTAgataattatacaaaaatatgtgaGCTAGAAATGTCGAGAGCAATGATGGAAAAAATACCAAACTCAGGGATTTCGCTTCATgatattttgagtaaaaattataacgttTTAGCTGCgtatgcaaaaaataaaaatcatgagaCGTTCATACTTTCTAGTGATATTTCCGATCGATATCCGGTTTATGGATCGGTTATGAAACTTCGCTTTTCGAAAGGATTagaaaggaaaattttgttggaaataagtactaaaatttttcacattatTTTTCCCGTTGCGTCTGACTTGTTGTCTGTTGCCGTCGATAATGTATTTGAATGTTTAGACAATTTTGATTTAAGAGATTTTTTGCGCAAGTTCTAA
- the LOC130675000 gene encoding putative ankyrin repeat protein RF_0381, which yields MDDLQKYYDMLNSIKKGDTQKVKDMIEEFGLSFSPLWDDGYRLLTTAIQKNKVEIVAYLLRKNAKVYSDRDFLSPLQIAAMKNNTKIFKMLLKHGAKISNDNIHNNKSPIELAVEHNNIKIARLIVDHKNFGLKCDRSLLHMAIKKNNLTMVLLLLNIGADVNEYDDDGFAPIHHAIMENNNDILESLIDYGADINAKNKYGDTPVSMYLFHSYEGTYIKPNSQGLDLEEFVRKGTSTLDILLDNDADINDLDIREYFSRSTDISAVTFYDDGSVDRASMEDKEIIIKQIVKLKSRNAPLSYNSNILLSSFLEEKPLDDYKKMCELEISKIITEKIPNSEISLHDILSKNYNVLATYAKNKNHETFIRSSDISDRYRVYGSAIEHRFLKGLERKNLLEMSTEIFQYLFPVASKLLSDAVDDVFKCLDIKDLRHFLRVFEQDN from the coding sequence atggaTGATTTGCAAAAATATTACGACAtgttaaattcaataaaaaaaggagACACGCAGAAAGTAAAAGACATGATAGAGGAATTTGGTTTATCATTCTCTCCATTGTGGGATGATGGGTATCGACTACTTACTACTgccattcaaaaaaataaagtagaaATAGTCGCATATTTATTGCGGAAAAATGCAAAAGTTTACAGCGATCGTGATTTCCTGTCACCTCTTCAGATAGCCGCCATGAAAAACaacacgaaaattttcaaaatgctTCTGAAACACGGGGCTAAAATAAGTAACGACaatattcataataataaatcaccAATTGAGTTGGCAGTTGAGCACAACAATATTAAGATCGCAAGACTTATCGTTGAtcacaaaaattttggattaaAATGTGATCGGTCGTTACTGCATATGGCAATCAAGAAAAACAACTTGACAATggtcttattattattaaacattgGTGCGGATGTCAATGAATATGATGACGACGGATTCGCGCCAATCCATCACGCAATAATGGAAAACAACAATGATATTTTGGAATCACTGATAGATTATGGAGCAGATATTAatgctaaaaataaatatggagATACTCCAGTTTCAATGTATCTATTCCATTCGTATGAAGGAACGTATATAAAGCCGAATAGTCAAGGATTGGATTTAGAAGAATTCGTTCGAAAGGGCACAAGTACATTGGATATTCTCCTAGATAATGATGCAGACATAAATGATCTTGATATCCGTGAATATTTTTCACGCTCTACTGATATTTCTGCCGTGACTTTTTATGATGATGGTAGTGTTGACCGTGCTAGTATGGAAGACAAAGAAATCATTATTAAAcagattgtaaaattaaaaagtcgaAATGCACCTCTTTCTTATAACagtaatatattattgtcTTCTTTTCTTGAAGAAAAACCGTTggatgattataaaaaaatgtgtgagctagaaatttcgaaaattatcACGGAAAAAATACCAAACTCGGAGATTTCGCTTCATgatattttgagtaaaaattataacgttTTAGCTACgtatgcaaaaaataaaaatcatgagaCGTTCATACGTTCTAGTGATATTTCAGATCGATATCGGGTTTATGGATCGGCTATAGAACATCGCTTTTTGAAAGGATTAGAAAGGAAAAATTTGTTGGAAATGAGTAcggaaatttttcaatatctttttCCCGTTGCGTCTAAATTGTTGTCTGATGCCGTCGATGatgtatttaaatgtttagaTATTAAGGATTTAAGACATTTTCTGCGCGTATTCGAGcaagataattaa
- the LOC130675001 gene encoding putative ankyrin repeat protein RF_0381, translated as MDDLQKYYDMLNSIKNGDTQKVKDIIDEFGLSFSPLWDDGYRLLTTAIEKDKVEIVSYLLGKNAKVHSDRDFLSPLQIAAMKNNTKIFKMLLEHGAKISNDNIHNNKSPIELAVEHNNIKIARLIVKHKNFGKKYDQSLLHMAVKKNYFAMVLLLLDNGADVNEYDDDRLAPIHHAIIENNNDILESLIDYGADINARNKYGETPVSLYLSHSYRGMYMSSDSFGMDVPDKPKKKSTLDILLDNDADINDLDIREYLSRNTDNNFVVISPDGRVDRGNLKDKKRIIKQISEGGQAPPRKLNTSEGNFIFYGPKT; from the exons atggaTGACTTGCAAAAATATTACGACAtgttaaattcaataaaaaatggagATACGCAGAAAGTAAAAGACATAATAGACGAATTTGGTTTATCATTCTCTCCATTGTGGGATGATGGGTATCGACTACTTACTACTGCCATTGAAaaagataaagtagaaatagTGTCATATTTATTGGGGAAAAATGCAAAAGTTCACAGCGATCGTGATTTCCTGTCACCTCTTCAGATAGCCGCCATGAAAAACaacacgaaaatttttaaaatgcttCTAGAACACGGCGCTAAGATAAGTAATGACaatattcataataataaatcaccAATTGAGTTGGCAGTTGAGCACAACAATATTAAGATCGCAAGACTTATCGTTaagcataaaaattttggaaaaaaatatgatcagTCATTATTGCATATGGCTGTCAAGAAAAACTACTTCGCAATggtcttattattattagacaATGGTGCGGATGTCAATGAATATGATGACGACAGATTAGCTCCAATCCATCACGCAATAATAGAAAACAACAATGATATTTTGGAATCACTGATAGATTATGGAGCAGATATTAATGCTAGAAATAAATATGGAGAGACTCCAGTTTCGTTGTATCTATCGCATTCGTATAGAGGAATGTATATGAGTTCGGATAGTTTTGGAATGGATGTACCTGACAAACCAAAGAAGAAAAGTACATTGGATATTCTCCTAGATAATGATGCAGACATAAATGATCTTGATATCCGTGAATATCTTTCACGCAATACTGACAATAATTTTGTGGTTATTTCTCCTGATGGTCGTGTTGACCGTGGTAATTTGAAAGACAAAAAACGCATTATTAAAcagatt tcgGAAGGTGGGCAAGCGCCACCGAGGAAACTCAATACATCCGAAggtaactttattttttatgggcCAAAAAcataa
- the LOC130675002 gene encoding CARD- and ANK-domain containing inflammasome adapter protein-like encodes MDDQQKYFDMMNSIRKGDTQKLRDMIDEFGFSFCPLLDDGNRLLTAAVRKDRVKMVAYLLQKNAKVNSDHDVVSPLQIAAMKNNTKIFKMLLESGAKISYNNIHNNKSPIKLAVEHDNIEIARLIVEHKNFGQKYDQSLLHVAVKNNSLPMVSFLLKIGADVNKYDDDRSAPIHHAVMARNDDILHLLIDYGADINAKNKDGNTPVCLVLMHSYHSIYGSDIFGGSIPGNPMNSKVDILLDNDADINGLNIRKYLPHSNHGTHMHLHTNGRVDDGSSENKKRIIKQIVKLRSRNEPLSNNNNIFLSSLIQHKPFDDYKKICEQEMSRAMMEKIPNSGISFYNILSKNSNFLAACAKNRALQTFIFSDVISDRFPVYGSAIKLRFSKGVTRKNLLEKSTEVFYDLFPVASELLSDAVDDVFKCLDIKDLRDFLRKFQQDS; translated from the coding sequence ATGGACGACCAGCAAAAATATTTCGACATGATGAATTCAATAAGAAAAGGAGATACGCAAAAATTAAGAGACATGATAGACGAATTTGGTTTTTCATTCTGTCCATTGTTGGATGATGGGAATCGACTACTTACTGCTGCCGTTAGAAAAGATCGAGTAAAAATGGTGGCATATTTATTGCAGAAAAATGCAAAAGTTAACAGCGACCATGATGTCGTGTCACCTCTTCAGATAGCCGCCATGAAAAACaacacgaaaattttcaaaatgctTCTGGAAAGTGGCGCTAAGATAAGTTATAACAATATTCATAACAATAAGTCACCAATTAAGTTAGCAGTTGAGCACGACAATATTGAGATCGCAAGACTTATCGTTgagcataaaaattttggacaAAAATATGATCAGTCATTACTGCATGTGGCTGTCAAGAATAACAGCCTCCCAATGgtctcatttttattaaaaattggtgCAGATGTCAATAAATATGATGACGACAGATCAGCTCCGATCCATCACGCAGTAATGGCCCGCAACGATGATATTTTGCACTTATTGATAGATTATGGAGCAGATATTAATGCTAAAAATAAAGATGGAAATACTCCAGTTTGTTTGGTTCTAATGCATTCGTATCACTCAATTTATGGGTCTGATATTTTTGGAGGGTCTATACCTGGCAATCCAATGAATAGTAAAGTGGATATTCTCCTAGATAATGATGCAGACATAAATGGTCTTAATATCCGTAAATATCTTCCACATAGTAACCATGGTACTCACATGCATCTTCATACTAATGGTCGTGTTGACGACGGTagttcggaaaataaaaaacgcaTCATTAAACAAATTGTAAAGTTAAGGAGTCGAAATGAACCTCTatctaataacaataatattttcttgtcTTCTCTTAttcaacacaaaccgtttgatgattataaaaaaatatgtgagcAAGAAATGTCGAGAGCAATGATGGAAAAAATACCAAACTCAGggatttcattttataatattttgagcaaaaatagtaattttttagctGCGTGTGCAAAAAATAGAGCTCTTCAGACGTTCATATTTTCGGATGTAATTTCAGATCGATTTCCAGTTTATGGATCGGCTATAAAACTTCGTTTTTCGAAAGGAGTAACAAGGAAAAATTTACTGGAAAAAAGTACTGAAGTTTTTTATGATCTTTTTCCCGTTGCGTCTGAATTGTTGTCTGATGCCGTCGATGatgtatttaaatgtttagaTATTAAGGACTTAAGAGATTTTTTGCGCAAGTTCCAACAAGATagttaa
- the LOC130675003 gene encoding putative ankyrin repeat protein RF_0381 has product MDDWQRYFDMMNSIDKGDTQRVRDIVDKFGLSFCPLLDNGHQLLTAAVEKDQVEMLAYLLRKNAKVNSDRDVLSPLQIAAKNNNTIIFKMLLEHGAKINDNNIHYNKSPIKFAVELNNIEIARLIVEHKNFGKKYDQSLLHRAVKKNNFAMVSLLLEIGMDVNEFDDDRSAPIHRAVMVHNNDILQLLIDYGADINAKNKYRETPIYLVLKYTYDVIYRSDIVGVVVSDKPVNSKLAILLDNDADTNDLDYHRWFSNNVQYIDPYNSSVYNNTSENKKRIIKQIVKLKSRNAPPSNNSNMFLSFLIKHKRFDDYKKICEQEMSIAVMEKIPNSGISFHNILSKNSNFLAVCAKNKNHERFICSGEVSRRFPVYGSDIKLRFSKGVLRKDLLEKSAQVFHDLFPVASGLLSDCVDDVFKCLDNRDLRHFLHLF; this is encoded by the coding sequence atggaTGACTGGCAAAGATATTTCGACATGATGAATTCAATCGATAAAGGAGATACGCAACGAGTAAGAGACATAGTAGACAAATTTGGTTTATCATTCTGTCCATTGCTGGATAATGGACATCAACTACTTACTGCTGCCGTTGAAAAAGATCAAGTAGAAATGCTGGCATATTTACTGCGGAAAAATGCAAAAGTTAACAGCGATCGTGATGTTCTGTCACCTCTTCAGATAGCCGCCAAAAACAACAACacgataattttcaaaatgctTCTGGAACACGGggctaaaataaatgataacaatattcattataataaatcaCCAATTAAGTTTGCAGTTGAGCTCAACAATATTGAGATCGCAAGACTTATCGTTGAGcacaaaaattttggaaaaaaatatgatcagTCATTACTTCATAGGGCTGTCAAGAAAAACAACTTCGCAATGGTctcattattattagaaattggTATGGATGTCAACGAATTTGATGACGACAGATCAGCTCCAATCCATCGCGCAGTAATGGTCCACAACAATGATATTTTGCAATTATTGATAGATTATGGAGCAGACATTAatgctaaaaataaatatagagaGACTCCAATTTATTTGGTTCTAAAGTATACGTATGACGTAATTTATAGGTCTGATATTGTTGGAGTGGTTGTATCTGACAAGCCAGTGAATAGTAAATTGGCCATTCTCCTGGATAATGATGCAGACACAAATGATCTTGATTACCATAGATGGTTCTCAAATAATGTTCAATATATTGATCCGTATAATAGCAGTGTTTACAACAATacttcggaaaataaaaaacgtattATTAAGcagattgtaaaattaaaaagtcgaAATGCACCTCCGTCTAATAACAGTAATATGTTCTTGTCTTTTCTCATTAAACACAAACGGTttgatgattataaaaaaatatgtgagcAAGAAATGTCGATAGCCGTGATGGAAAAAATACCAAACTCAGGGATTTCATTTCATAACAttttaagcaaaaatagtaattttttagctGTGTGtgcaaaaaacaaaaatcatgaGAGGTTCATATGTTCGGGTGAAGTTTCACGTCGATTTCCGGTTTATGGATCGGATATAAAacttcgattttcgaaaggagtattaagaaaagatttattggaaaaaagTGCTCAAGTTTTTCATGATCTTTTTCCCGTTGCGTCTGGATTGTTGTCTGATTGTGTCGATGatgtatttaaatgtttagaTAATAGGGATTTAAGACATTTTTTGCACTTGTTCTAA
- the LOC130675004 gene encoding ankyrin-3-like has translation MVAYLLRKNAKVNSDCEVLSPLQIAAMNDNTKIFKIILEHGAKINDHNIHNNKSPIELAVEHNNIEIARLIVDHKNFGLKCDQSLLHMAIKKNNLEMVSLLLETGADVDEYDDDGFAPIHHAVKARIDDILQLLLDYGADINAKNKYGNTSFSMVLMHTFHIFYAKSNGPVGLSFPGNTQNNSKLDILLDNDADIESLDIRKYLPHINDTNRIIINPKDNDGSSENKKRIIKQIIKHVILKLVVN, from the exons atggTGGCATATTTATTGCGGAAAAATGCGAAAGTTAACAGCGACTGTGAAGTCCTGTCGCCTCTTCAGATAGCCGCCATGAACGACaacacgaaaattttcaaaataattctgGAACACGGGGCTAAAATAAATGATCACaatattcataataataagtCACCAATTGAGCTAGCAGTTGAGCACAACAATATTGAGATCGCAAGACTTATCGTTGAtcacaaaaattttggattaaAATGTGATCAGTCGTTACTGCATATGGCTATCAAGAAAAACAACTTGGAAATGGTctcattattattagaaaCTGGTGCGGATGTCGATGAATATGATGACGATGGATTCGCTCCAATCCATCACGCAGTAAAGGCCCGCATCGATGATATTttgcaattattattagattatGGAGCAGATATTAatgctaaaaataaatatggaaATACTTCATTTTCTATGGTTCTAATGCATACGTTTCACATATTTTATGCAAAATCTAATGGCCCTGTTGGACTGTCTTTTCCCGGCAATACACAGAATAATAGTAAATTGGATATTCTCCTAGATAATGATGCAGACATAGAAAGTCTTGATATCCGTAAATATCTTCCACATATTAACGATACTAATCGCATCATTATTAATCCTAAAGATAATGACGGTagttcggaaaataaaaaacgcaTTATTAAACAGATT attAAACATGTGATTTTGAAGTTGGTAGTCAATTAG